The Argiope bruennichi chromosome 9, qqArgBrue1.1, whole genome shotgun sequence genome contains a region encoding:
- the LOC129984043 gene encoding ATP-dependent RNA helicase DHX33-like isoform X1 — protein sequence MESIQEARERLPIFKAKAEIIEAVQKSKTTIFVGETGCGKTTQIPQYLLEAGFAKHKCIAVTQPRRVAAVTIATRVAQEVQTELGSKVGYSIRFENVTSPATKIKFLTDGMLLRESVEEPLLLEYSVVILDEAHERTLNNDLLLGISKKAQKVRQEQSMMPLRIIVMSATLDAQHIAKYFNNAPMYAIHGRDYSISILYPSKPQEDHINSALITVFQIHQNEDDGDILVFATGQEEIDYLVSETKLAAMELPIGIPKIHALGLYAALPSDQQIDVFKPAPKGARKVIYATNIAETSITIPNIKYVIDTGKVKAKFFNSVCGFDVLRTQAISKAQAEQRAGRAGREFDGYCYRLYTKEQYKKFKDQTEPEIRRCCLSSAILQMVAMGISNIAEFDFIDKPPKDNIEASILLLKQLNAVVDKDGNLELTEDGKKMVTFPLDPRFSKMIITSSKYKCTIEILTIISILCVESLFYSKSSERETFNEVKKKFEAVEGDHIMLLNVFRQFKKFKGNPGWCEENYINTRNMRKAMHIREQLKRLCAPAGIPLCSNLCTMKIRKCLASGLFMNAALLHEKNTYKTVEGNQEVKIHPSSCLFKKTNLSCVIYTELVLTSSVYMRYVTYIPEEMLVSVNQKYFKEKPCRLSTTKPQIFANNH from the exons ATGGAATCTATTCAAGAAGCCAGGGAACGTTTACCCATATTTAAGGCTAAAGCGGAAATTATAGAAGCTGTTCAAAAGAGTAAAACGACAATATTTGTTGGAGAGACAGGTTGTGGTAAAACTACTCAAATCCCGCAG tacCTGCTTGAAGCTGGATTTGCAAAACACAAATGTATTGCTGTTACTCAG CCTAGGAGAGTAGCTGCTGTCACCATTGCAACTCGAGTAGCTCAGGAAGTACAAACAGAGCTCGGGAGTAAG GTTGGGTATAGCATTCGATTTGAAAATGTTACTTCAccagcaacaaaaataaaa tttcttacAGATGGTATGCTTTTGAGAGAATCTGTTGAGGAACCTCTTTTACTAGA gtATAGTGTTGTTATCTTAGATGAAGCACATGAAAGGACATTGAACAATGACTTACTTTTAGGAATTTCTAAGAAAGCCCAGAAAGTAAGACAAGAGCAGAGCATGATGCCATTAAGG ATAATTGTTATGTCTGCTACTTTAGATGCTCAACATAttgccaaatattttaataatgctcCAATGTATGCTATACATGGGAGAGATTATAGTATATCA attttatatccATCAAAGCCACAAGAAGATCATATAAATTCTGCATTAATTACTGTATTTCAGATTCATCAGAATGAAGATGATgg AGATATATTAGTCTTTGCTACTGGCCAAGAAGAAATAGATTACTTAGTTTCTGAAACTAAACTAGCTGCAATGGAATTGCCAAttg GAATACCAAAGATTCATGCTTTAGGTCTTTATGCAGCACTACCTAGTGATCAACAAATAGATGTATTTAAACCTGCTCCAAAG GGTGCAAGGAAAGTTATTTATGCAACAAATATTGCTGAAACTTCAATAacaattccaaatataaaatacGTTATTGATACAGGAAAAGTAAAAGCCAA atttttcaacTCTGTGTGTGGATTTGATGTTTTGAGAACACAAGCAATATCAAAAGCTCAAGCTGAGCAGAGAGCTGGTAGAGCTGGAAGAGAATttga tGGTTACTGCTATCGCTTGTATACTAAAGagcaatataagaaatttaaagatcAAACAGAACCAGAAATTCGAAG ATGTTGCTTGTCCAGTGCAATTCTTCAAATGGTAGCAATGGGGATATCAAATATTGCAGAGTTTGATTTTATTGACAAACCACCAAAGGAT aatattgagGCATCTATACTTTTACTGAAACAACTGAATGCTGTTGTGGATAAAGATGGAAATTTAGAA TTGACAGAAGATGGGAAAAAGATGGTTACATTTCCTTTGGATCCTAGGTTTTCTAAAATGATTATAACTTCTTCCAAATACAAGTGCAc aattgaaattttaactattatctCCATCCTTTGTGTTGAATCATTGTTTTATTCCAAGTCATCAGAG agagAAACATTTAATGAggtgaaaaagaaatttgaagctGTCGAAGGCGATCATATTATGCTTTTGAATGTTTTTAggcaattcaaaaaatttaaaggaaatcca GGTTGGTGtgaagaaaattacattaatactCGGAATATGAGAAAAGCAATGCACATTAGAGAACAATTAAAAAGATTGTGTGCACCTGCTGGCATACCTTTATGTTCAAATTTATGCACTATGAAGATCAG aaaatgtttggcATCTGGTCTTTTCATGAATGCAGCTCTTTTGCATGAAAAGAATACATATAAAACA GTAGAAGGTAACCAAGAAGTTAAAATCCACCCATCAtcttgcttatttaaaaaaaccaacCTTTCCTGTGTTATATATACTGAATtagtattaacatcaagtgtctaTATGAG
- the LOC129984043 gene encoding ATP-dependent RNA helicase DHX33-like isoform X2 yields MLLRESVEEPLLLEYSVVILDEAHERTLNNDLLLGISKKAQKVRQEQSMMPLRIIVMSATLDAQHIAKYFNNAPMYAIHGRDYSISILYPSKPQEDHINSALITVFQIHQNEDDGDILVFATGQEEIDYLVSETKLAAMELPIGIPKIHALGLYAALPSDQQIDVFKPAPKGARKVIYATNIAETSITIPNIKYVIDTGKVKAKFFNSVCGFDVLRTQAISKAQAEQRAGRAGREFDGYCYRLYTKEQYKKFKDQTEPEIRRCCLSSAILQMVAMGISNIAEFDFIDKPPKDNIEASILLLKQLNAVVDKDGNLELTEDGKKMVTFPLDPRFSKMIITSSKYKCTIEILTIISILCVESLFYSKSSERETFNEVKKKFEAVEGDHIMLLNVFRQFKKFKGNPGWCEENYINTRNMRKAMHIREQLKRLCAPAGIPLCSNLCTMKIRKCLASGLFMNAALLHEKNTYKTVEGNQEVKIHPSSCLFKKTNLSCVIYTELVLTSSVYMRYVTYIPEEMLVSVNQKYFKEKPCRLSTTKPQIFANNH; encoded by the exons ATGCTTTTGAGAGAATCTGTTGAGGAACCTCTTTTACTAGA gtATAGTGTTGTTATCTTAGATGAAGCACATGAAAGGACATTGAACAATGACTTACTTTTAGGAATTTCTAAGAAAGCCCAGAAAGTAAGACAAGAGCAGAGCATGATGCCATTAAGG ATAATTGTTATGTCTGCTACTTTAGATGCTCAACATAttgccaaatattttaataatgctcCAATGTATGCTATACATGGGAGAGATTATAGTATATCA attttatatccATCAAAGCCACAAGAAGATCATATAAATTCTGCATTAATTACTGTATTTCAGATTCATCAGAATGAAGATGATgg AGATATATTAGTCTTTGCTACTGGCCAAGAAGAAATAGATTACTTAGTTTCTGAAACTAAACTAGCTGCAATGGAATTGCCAAttg GAATACCAAAGATTCATGCTTTAGGTCTTTATGCAGCACTACCTAGTGATCAACAAATAGATGTATTTAAACCTGCTCCAAAG GGTGCAAGGAAAGTTATTTATGCAACAAATATTGCTGAAACTTCAATAacaattccaaatataaaatacGTTATTGATACAGGAAAAGTAAAAGCCAA atttttcaacTCTGTGTGTGGATTTGATGTTTTGAGAACACAAGCAATATCAAAAGCTCAAGCTGAGCAGAGAGCTGGTAGAGCTGGAAGAGAATttga tGGTTACTGCTATCGCTTGTATACTAAAGagcaatataagaaatttaaagatcAAACAGAACCAGAAATTCGAAG ATGTTGCTTGTCCAGTGCAATTCTTCAAATGGTAGCAATGGGGATATCAAATATTGCAGAGTTTGATTTTATTGACAAACCACCAAAGGAT aatattgagGCATCTATACTTTTACTGAAACAACTGAATGCTGTTGTGGATAAAGATGGAAATTTAGAA TTGACAGAAGATGGGAAAAAGATGGTTACATTTCCTTTGGATCCTAGGTTTTCTAAAATGATTATAACTTCTTCCAAATACAAGTGCAc aattgaaattttaactattatctCCATCCTTTGTGTTGAATCATTGTTTTATTCCAAGTCATCAGAG agagAAACATTTAATGAggtgaaaaagaaatttgaagctGTCGAAGGCGATCATATTATGCTTTTGAATGTTTTTAggcaattcaaaaaatttaaaggaaatcca GGTTGGTGtgaagaaaattacattaatactCGGAATATGAGAAAAGCAATGCACATTAGAGAACAATTAAAAAGATTGTGTGCACCTGCTGGCATACCTTTATGTTCAAATTTATGCACTATGAAGATCAG aaaatgtttggcATCTGGTCTTTTCATGAATGCAGCTCTTTTGCATGAAAAGAATACATATAAAACA GTAGAAGGTAACCAAGAAGTTAAAATCCACCCATCAtcttgcttatttaaaaaaaccaacCTTTCCTGTGTTATATATACTGAATtagtattaacatcaagtgtctaTATGAG